Proteins from a genomic interval of Acomys russatus chromosome 19, mAcoRus1.1, whole genome shotgun sequence:
- the Cnot3 gene encoding CCR4-NOT transcription complex subunit 3 isoform X3: MADKRKLQGEIDRCLKKVSEGVEQFEDIWQKLHNAANANQKEKYEADLKKEIKKLQRLRDQIKTWVASNEIKDKRQLIENRKLIETQMERFKVVERETKTKAYSKEGLGLAQKVDPAQKEKEEVGQWLTNTIDTLNMQVDQFESEVESLSVQTRKKKGDKDQKQDRIEGLKRHIEKHRYHVRMLETILRMLDNDSILVDAIRKIKDDVEYYVDSSQDPDFEENEFLYDDLDLEDIPQALVATSPPSHSHMEDEIFNQSSSTPTSTTSSSPIPPSPANCTTENSEDDKKRGRSTDSEVSQSPAKNGSKPVHSNQHPQSPAVPPTYPSGPPPATSALSSTPGNNGASTPAAPPSALGPKASPAPSHNSGYSSVVADSPAEVALSSSGGSSASSQALGPNSGPHNPAPSTSKESSTAAPSGAGSVASGSGNNSGGPSLLVPLPVNPPSSPTPSFSEAKAAGTLLNGPPQFSTTPEIKAPEPLSSLKSMAERAAISSGIEDPVPTLHLTDRDIILSSTSAPPTSAQPPLQLSEVNIPLSLGVCPLGPVSLTKEQLYQQAMEEAAWHHMPHPSDSERIRQYLPRNPCPTPPYHHQMPPPHSDTVEFYQRLSTETLFFIFYYLEGTKAQYLAAKALKKQSWRFHTKYMMWFQRHEEPKTITDEFEQGTYIYFDYEKWGQRKKEGFTFEYRYLEDRDLQ; the protein is encoded by the exons ATGGCGGACAAGCGCAAACTCCAAG GTGAGATTGATCGCTGCCTGAAGAAGGTGTCCGAAGGCGTGGAGCAGTTTGAAGATATTTGGCAAAAG CTCCACAATGCAGCCAACGCGAACCAGAAAGAAAAGTATGAGGCTGACCTAAAGAAGGAGATTAAGAAGCTACAA CGGCTGAGGGACCAGATCAAGACATGGGTAGCATCCAATGAGATCAAGGACAAAAGGCAGCTTATCGAAAACCGCAAGCTCATTGAAACG CAAATGGAACGGTTCAAAGTTGTGGAACGAGAGACCAAAACCAAAGCTTATAGCAAGGAAGGCCTGGGTCTGGCTCAGAAGGTGGACCCTGcccagaaggagaaggaagaggttgGCCAGTGGCTCACG AACACCATTGACACCCTAAATATGCAGGTGGACCAGTTTGAGAGTGAGGTGGAGTCACTGTCGGTACAGACACGCAAGAAGAAGGGCGATAAGGAT CAGAAGCAGGACCGGATCGAGGGCTTGAAGCGCCACATCGAGAAGCACCGCTACCACGTGCGCATGCTGGAGACCATCCTCCGCATGCTGGACAATGACTCCATCCTGGTTGACGCCATCCGCAAGATCAAGGATGATGTGGAGTACTACGTTGACTCGTCCCAGGACCCCGACTTCGAAGAGAATGAATTCCTCTATGACGACCTGGATCTCGAGGACATTC caCAGGCGCTGGTCGCCACCTCCCcccccagccacagccacatggAGGATGAGATCTTCAACCAGTCCAGCAGCACGCCCACCTCAACCACCTCCAGTTCTCCCATCCCACCTAGCCCAGCTAACTGCACTACG GAAAATTCTGAAGATGACAAGAAGAGAGGCCGCTCAACAGATAGTGAAGTCAGCCAG TCTCCAGCCAAAAACGGCTCCAAGCCTGTCCACAGCAACCAGCACCCCCAGTCCCCAGCTGTGCCGCCCACCTACCCCTCTGGCCCCCCACCTGCCACTTCTGCCTTGAGCTCCACCCCTGGCAACAATGGGGCCTCTACCCCAGCAGCACCTCCAAGTGCCCTGGGCCCCAAGGCCAGTCCAGCTCCCAGCCACAACTCGG GCTATAGTTCGGTTGTGGCAGACAGCCCTGCAGAGGTGGCCCTGAGTAGCAGTGGGGGCAGCAGTGCCAGCAGCCAAGCCCTAGGGCCCAATTCAGGCCCCCACAACCCAGCTCCCAGCACCTC AAAGGAATCCAGTACGGCAGCCCCGTcgggggctgggagtgtggcttcAGGCTCAGGGAACAACTCAGGGGGACCCAGCCTTTTGGTGCCTCTGCCTGTGAATCCCCCCAGCTCTCCAACGCCCAGCTTCAGTGAGGCCAAGGCAGCTGGAACCCTGCTCAATGGTCCTCCACAGTTCAGCACCACCCCAGAAATCAAG gcTCCTGAACCTCTGAGTTCTCTGAAATCCATGGCGGAACGGGCAGCTATTAGCTCTGGTATTGAGGACCCTGTGCCAACGTTACACCTAACAGATCGAG ACATCATCCTGAGCAGCACATCAGCACCACCCACCTCAGCCCAGCCACCCCTGCAGCTGTCAGAGGTGAACATACCATTGTCACTGGGCGTGTGTCCACTGGGGCCAGTATCCCTCACCAAGGAGCAGCTATACCAACAGGCCATGGAAGAGGCCGCCTGGCACCACATGCCCCACCCCTCTGACTCTGAGCGAATTCG GCAGTACCTCCCCCGGAACCCTTGCCCGACACCCCCCTACCACCACCAGATGCCACCCCCACACTCGGACACAGTGGAGTTCTACCAGCGCCTGTCAACAGAGACgctcttcttcatcttctacTATCTGGAG GGAACTAAGGCACAGTACTTGGCAGCCAAGGCCCTAAAGAAGCAGTCCTGGCGATTCCACACCAAGTACATGATGTGGTTCCAGAGGCATGAGGAGCCCAAGACCATCACAGATGAGTTTGAGCAG GGCACCTACATCTACTTTGACTACGAGAAGTGGGGCCAGCGGAAGAAGGAAGGCTTCACCTTTGAGTACCGCTACCTGGAGGACCGGGACCTCCAGTGA
- the Cnot3 gene encoding CCR4-NOT transcription complex subunit 3 isoform X1, with protein MADKRKLQGEIDRCLKKVSEGVEQFEDIWQKLHNAANANQKEKYEADLKKEIKKLQRLRDQIKTWVASNEIKDKRQLIENRKLIETQMERFKVVERETKTKAYSKEGLGLAQKVDPAQKEKEEVGQWLTNTIDTLNMQVDQFESEVESLSVQTRKKKGDKDQKQDRIEGLKRHIEKHRYHVRMLETILRMLDNDSILVDAIRKIKDDVEYYVDSSQDPDFEENEFLYDDLDLEDIPQALVATSPPSHSHMEDEIFNQSSSTPTSTTSSSPIPPSPANCTTENSEDDKKRGRSTDSEVSQSPAKNGSKPVHSNQHPQSPAVPPTYPSGPPPATSALSSTPGNNGASTPAAPPSALGPKASPAPSHNSGTPAPYAQAVAPPNASGPSTAQPRPPSAQPSGGSGGGSGGSSSNSNSGTGGGAGKQNGATSYSSVVADSPAEVALSSSGGSSASSQALGPNSGPHNPAPSTSKESSTAAPSGAGSVASGSGNNSGGPSLLVPLPVNPPSSPTPSFSEAKAAGTLLNGPPQFSTTPEIKAPEPLSSLKSMAERAAISSGIEDPVPTLHLTDRDIILSSTSAPPTSAQPPLQLSEVNIPLSLGVCPLGPVSLTKEQLYQQAMEEAAWHHMPHPSDSERIRQYLPRNPCPTPPYHHQMPPPHSDTVEFYQRLSTETLFFIFYYLEGTKAQYLAAKALKKQSWRFHTKYMMWFQRHEEPKTITDEFEQGTYIYFDYEKWGQRKKEGFTFEYRYLEDRDLQ; from the exons ATGGCGGACAAGCGCAAACTCCAAG GTGAGATTGATCGCTGCCTGAAGAAGGTGTCCGAAGGCGTGGAGCAGTTTGAAGATATTTGGCAAAAG CTCCACAATGCAGCCAACGCGAACCAGAAAGAAAAGTATGAGGCTGACCTAAAGAAGGAGATTAAGAAGCTACAA CGGCTGAGGGACCAGATCAAGACATGGGTAGCATCCAATGAGATCAAGGACAAAAGGCAGCTTATCGAAAACCGCAAGCTCATTGAAACG CAAATGGAACGGTTCAAAGTTGTGGAACGAGAGACCAAAACCAAAGCTTATAGCAAGGAAGGCCTGGGTCTGGCTCAGAAGGTGGACCCTGcccagaaggagaaggaagaggttgGCCAGTGGCTCACG AACACCATTGACACCCTAAATATGCAGGTGGACCAGTTTGAGAGTGAGGTGGAGTCACTGTCGGTACAGACACGCAAGAAGAAGGGCGATAAGGAT CAGAAGCAGGACCGGATCGAGGGCTTGAAGCGCCACATCGAGAAGCACCGCTACCACGTGCGCATGCTGGAGACCATCCTCCGCATGCTGGACAATGACTCCATCCTGGTTGACGCCATCCGCAAGATCAAGGATGATGTGGAGTACTACGTTGACTCGTCCCAGGACCCCGACTTCGAAGAGAATGAATTCCTCTATGACGACCTGGATCTCGAGGACATTC caCAGGCGCTGGTCGCCACCTCCCcccccagccacagccacatggAGGATGAGATCTTCAACCAGTCCAGCAGCACGCCCACCTCAACCACCTCCAGTTCTCCCATCCCACCTAGCCCAGCTAACTGCACTACG GAAAATTCTGAAGATGACAAGAAGAGAGGCCGCTCAACAGATAGTGAAGTCAGCCAG TCTCCAGCCAAAAACGGCTCCAAGCCTGTCCACAGCAACCAGCACCCCCAGTCCCCAGCTGTGCCGCCCACCTACCCCTCTGGCCCCCCACCTGCCACTTCTGCCTTGAGCTCCACCCCTGGCAACAATGGGGCCTCTACCCCAGCAGCACCTCCAAGTGCCCTGGGCCCCAAGGCCAGTCCAGCTCCCAGCCACAACTCGGGTACTCCTGCCCCCTATGCCCAGGCTGTGGCCCCACCCAATGCCAGCGGGCCCAGCACTGCCCAGCCCCGGCCCCCCAGTGCCCAGCCGAGCGGGGgaagtggtggtggcagcggagGGAGCAGCAGCAATAGTAACAGTGGCACAGGCGGAGGGGCTGGCAAGCAAAACGGTGCCACCA GCTATAGTTCGGTTGTGGCAGACAGCCCTGCAGAGGTGGCCCTGAGTAGCAGTGGGGGCAGCAGTGCCAGCAGCCAAGCCCTAGGGCCCAATTCAGGCCCCCACAACCCAGCTCCCAGCACCTC AAAGGAATCCAGTACGGCAGCCCCGTcgggggctgggagtgtggcttcAGGCTCAGGGAACAACTCAGGGGGACCCAGCCTTTTGGTGCCTCTGCCTGTGAATCCCCCCAGCTCTCCAACGCCCAGCTTCAGTGAGGCCAAGGCAGCTGGAACCCTGCTCAATGGTCCTCCACAGTTCAGCACCACCCCAGAAATCAAG gcTCCTGAACCTCTGAGTTCTCTGAAATCCATGGCGGAACGGGCAGCTATTAGCTCTGGTATTGAGGACCCTGTGCCAACGTTACACCTAACAGATCGAG ACATCATCCTGAGCAGCACATCAGCACCACCCACCTCAGCCCAGCCACCCCTGCAGCTGTCAGAGGTGAACATACCATTGTCACTGGGCGTGTGTCCACTGGGGCCAGTATCCCTCACCAAGGAGCAGCTATACCAACAGGCCATGGAAGAGGCCGCCTGGCACCACATGCCCCACCCCTCTGACTCTGAGCGAATTCG GCAGTACCTCCCCCGGAACCCTTGCCCGACACCCCCCTACCACCACCAGATGCCACCCCCACACTCGGACACAGTGGAGTTCTACCAGCGCCTGTCAACAGAGACgctcttcttcatcttctacTATCTGGAG GGAACTAAGGCACAGTACTTGGCAGCCAAGGCCCTAAAGAAGCAGTCCTGGCGATTCCACACCAAGTACATGATGTGGTTCCAGAGGCATGAGGAGCCCAAGACCATCACAGATGAGTTTGAGCAG GGCACCTACATCTACTTTGACTACGAGAAGTGGGGCCAGCGGAAGAAGGAAGGCTTCACCTTTGAGTACCGCTACCTGGAGGACCGGGACCTCCAGTGA
- the Cnot3 gene encoding CCR4-NOT transcription complex subunit 3 isoform X2 gives MADKRKLQGEIDRCLKKVSEGVEQFEDIWQKLHNAANANQKEKYEADLKKEIKKLQRLRDQIKTWVASNEIKDKRQLIENRKLIETQMERFKVVERETKTKAYSKEGLGLAQKVDPAQKEKEEVGQWLTNTIDTLNMQVDQFESEVESLSVQTRKKKGDKDKQDRIEGLKRHIEKHRYHVRMLETILRMLDNDSILVDAIRKIKDDVEYYVDSSQDPDFEENEFLYDDLDLEDIPQALVATSPPSHSHMEDEIFNQSSSTPTSTTSSSPIPPSPANCTTENSEDDKKRGRSTDSEVSQSPAKNGSKPVHSNQHPQSPAVPPTYPSGPPPATSALSSTPGNNGASTPAAPPSALGPKASPAPSHNSGTPAPYAQAVAPPNASGPSTAQPRPPSAQPSGGSGGGSGGSSSNSNSGTGGGAGKQNGATSYSSVVADSPAEVALSSSGGSSASSQALGPNSGPHNPAPSTSKESSTAAPSGAGSVASGSGNNSGGPSLLVPLPVNPPSSPTPSFSEAKAAGTLLNGPPQFSTTPEIKAPEPLSSLKSMAERAAISSGIEDPVPTLHLTDRDIILSSTSAPPTSAQPPLQLSEVNIPLSLGVCPLGPVSLTKEQLYQQAMEEAAWHHMPHPSDSERIRQYLPRNPCPTPPYHHQMPPPHSDTVEFYQRLSTETLFFIFYYLEGTKAQYLAAKALKKQSWRFHTKYMMWFQRHEEPKTITDEFEQGTYIYFDYEKWGQRKKEGFTFEYRYLEDRDLQ, from the exons ATGGCGGACAAGCGCAAACTCCAAG GTGAGATTGATCGCTGCCTGAAGAAGGTGTCCGAAGGCGTGGAGCAGTTTGAAGATATTTGGCAAAAG CTCCACAATGCAGCCAACGCGAACCAGAAAGAAAAGTATGAGGCTGACCTAAAGAAGGAGATTAAGAAGCTACAA CGGCTGAGGGACCAGATCAAGACATGGGTAGCATCCAATGAGATCAAGGACAAAAGGCAGCTTATCGAAAACCGCAAGCTCATTGAAACG CAAATGGAACGGTTCAAAGTTGTGGAACGAGAGACCAAAACCAAAGCTTATAGCAAGGAAGGCCTGGGTCTGGCTCAGAAGGTGGACCCTGcccagaaggagaaggaagaggttgGCCAGTGGCTCACG AACACCATTGACACCCTAAATATGCAGGTGGACCAGTTTGAGAGTGAGGTGGAGTCACTGTCGGTACAGACACGCAAGAAGAAGGGCGATAAGGAT AAGCAGGACCGGATCGAGGGCTTGAAGCGCCACATCGAGAAGCACCGCTACCACGTGCGCATGCTGGAGACCATCCTCCGCATGCTGGACAATGACTCCATCCTGGTTGACGCCATCCGCAAGATCAAGGATGATGTGGAGTACTACGTTGACTCGTCCCAGGACCCCGACTTCGAAGAGAATGAATTCCTCTATGACGACCTGGATCTCGAGGACATTC caCAGGCGCTGGTCGCCACCTCCCcccccagccacagccacatggAGGATGAGATCTTCAACCAGTCCAGCAGCACGCCCACCTCAACCACCTCCAGTTCTCCCATCCCACCTAGCCCAGCTAACTGCACTACG GAAAATTCTGAAGATGACAAGAAGAGAGGCCGCTCAACAGATAGTGAAGTCAGCCAG TCTCCAGCCAAAAACGGCTCCAAGCCTGTCCACAGCAACCAGCACCCCCAGTCCCCAGCTGTGCCGCCCACCTACCCCTCTGGCCCCCCACCTGCCACTTCTGCCTTGAGCTCCACCCCTGGCAACAATGGGGCCTCTACCCCAGCAGCACCTCCAAGTGCCCTGGGCCCCAAGGCCAGTCCAGCTCCCAGCCACAACTCGGGTACTCCTGCCCCCTATGCCCAGGCTGTGGCCCCACCCAATGCCAGCGGGCCCAGCACTGCCCAGCCCCGGCCCCCCAGTGCCCAGCCGAGCGGGGgaagtggtggtggcagcggagGGAGCAGCAGCAATAGTAACAGTGGCACAGGCGGAGGGGCTGGCAAGCAAAACGGTGCCACCA GCTATAGTTCGGTTGTGGCAGACAGCCCTGCAGAGGTGGCCCTGAGTAGCAGTGGGGGCAGCAGTGCCAGCAGCCAAGCCCTAGGGCCCAATTCAGGCCCCCACAACCCAGCTCCCAGCACCTC AAAGGAATCCAGTACGGCAGCCCCGTcgggggctgggagtgtggcttcAGGCTCAGGGAACAACTCAGGGGGACCCAGCCTTTTGGTGCCTCTGCCTGTGAATCCCCCCAGCTCTCCAACGCCCAGCTTCAGTGAGGCCAAGGCAGCTGGAACCCTGCTCAATGGTCCTCCACAGTTCAGCACCACCCCAGAAATCAAG gcTCCTGAACCTCTGAGTTCTCTGAAATCCATGGCGGAACGGGCAGCTATTAGCTCTGGTATTGAGGACCCTGTGCCAACGTTACACCTAACAGATCGAG ACATCATCCTGAGCAGCACATCAGCACCACCCACCTCAGCCCAGCCACCCCTGCAGCTGTCAGAGGTGAACATACCATTGTCACTGGGCGTGTGTCCACTGGGGCCAGTATCCCTCACCAAGGAGCAGCTATACCAACAGGCCATGGAAGAGGCCGCCTGGCACCACATGCCCCACCCCTCTGACTCTGAGCGAATTCG GCAGTACCTCCCCCGGAACCCTTGCCCGACACCCCCCTACCACCACCAGATGCCACCCCCACACTCGGACACAGTGGAGTTCTACCAGCGCCTGTCAACAGAGACgctcttcttcatcttctacTATCTGGAG GGAACTAAGGCACAGTACTTGGCAGCCAAGGCCCTAAAGAAGCAGTCCTGGCGATTCCACACCAAGTACATGATGTGGTTCCAGAGGCATGAGGAGCCCAAGACCATCACAGATGAGTTTGAGCAG GGCACCTACATCTACTTTGACTACGAGAAGTGGGGCCAGCGGAAGAAGGAAGGCTTCACCTTTGAGTACCGCTACCTGGAGGACCGGGACCTCCAGTGA